In Vitis riparia cultivar Riparia Gloire de Montpellier isolate 1030 chromosome 19, EGFV_Vit.rip_1.0, whole genome shotgun sequence, the following proteins share a genomic window:
- the LOC117909401 gene encoding uncharacterized protein LOC117909401 isoform X2, which translates to MSLDWEESFNLFEEAVASESTAMQIQAIIKVAQLSNYAPDNVLTRAVPILTQLLGGSSSPLVQEAAAYCLKCIAHQGDRDDRLATLIGQSGAIPITLRLLQHSHGGLQGVLVKFLWSIVTFGAHNRVIVVRNGGLEVIINMLGSCVGSTRRHLLEILSALVWLREVRRVITSLEGLQFLVEAVKFGGMASRERAAYAVGSLGVARSARTVLVDLGAMQALMELLREGDVSAKLVAGNALGVISAHVDCIRPLAQAGAIPLYAELLRGAEPVGKEIAEDVFCVLAIAEVNAVSIAQHLAQILRENDDIAKAAAAEILGHLSRYKHSVPFITNSGAIPVLVELLRQGSDEVKEKASGAIAQLSYNAGDRAALADAGAIAILMDLLGDDQSEELRNKAAEALISFSEDPSQRDRISEAFNITSFQDIHNRLAQLRAPDNNGEHMARPSRQMMSMEQLPWDPIPNLL; encoded by the coding sequence ATGAGTTTGGATTGGGAAGAGTCATTTAACCTTTTTGAAGAAGCGGTTGCTTCTGAGAGTACTGCTATGCAAATTCAAGCCATAATCAAGGTCGCCCAGCTTTCTAATTATGCACCGGACAATGTACTAACACGTGCGGTGCCAATCCTCACACAGCTTCTTGGCGGTAGCTCCAGTCCATTGGTTCAAGAAGCCGCTGCTTATTGCTTAAAATGCATAGCCCATCAAGGTGATCGTGATGATCGGTTGGCAACACTCATTGGGCAGTCTGGTGCTATTCCTATTACACTCAGACTGTTGCAGCATTCCCACGGTGGCCTTCAGGGAGTTCTAGTGAAATTTCTTTGGAGCATTGTTACATTTGGTGCACACAATAGGGTAATCGTAGTTAGAAATGGTGGATTGGAGGTCATAATCAATATGTTAGGGTCATGCGTGGGTAGTACGAGGCGGCACTTGTTAGAGATATTAAGCGCATTGGTGTGGTTGAGAGAGGTGAGGAGGGTCATAACCAGTCTAGAAGGCCTTCAGTTTCTTGTTGAGGCGGTCAAGTTCGGTGGCATGGCCTCTAGGGAAAGGGCTGCTTATGCGGTGGGGTCGCTTGGAGTGGCAAGAAGCGCTAGGACTGTGCTTGTTGATTTGGGAGCAATGCAGGCGCTTATGGAGTTGCTCAGAGAGGGAGACGTCTCGGCAAAATTGGTAGCTGGCAATGCACTGGGGGTGATCTCAGCGCACGTGGACTGCATCAGGCCACTTGCTCAAGCCGGGGCTATTCCTTTGTACGCAGAGCTGCTCCGGGGAGCAGAGCCCGTGGGGAAGGAGATTGCGGAGGATGTGTTTTGTGTCTTGGCTATTGCAGAAGTGAATGCAGTCTCAATCGCTCAGCACTTAGCGCAAATCCTTAGAGAAAACGATGATATTGCCAAGGCTGCAGCTGCCGAAATTTTAGGCCATCTCTCGAGATACAAACATTCAGTGCCCTTTATCACAAACTCTGGTGCGATTCCGGTTCTTGTTGAGCTTCTGAGGCAGGGGAGTGATGAAGTGAAGGAGAAGGCATCAGGGGCCATTGCTCAATTGAGCTATAATGCAGGAGACCGAGCAGCGCTAGCGGACGCCGGCGCAATTGCGATTCTGATGGATTTATTGGGTGATGATCAATCAGAGGAGCTAAGAAATAAAGCTGCAGAAGCTCTCATCAGTTTTTCTGAAGACCCTTCACAGCGTGACAGAATATCCGAAGCATTCAACATTACTTCGTTCCAGGACATCCACAACAGACTGGCACAGCTTCGTGCTCCCGATAATAATGGCGAGCACATGGCCAGACCTTCGAGACAGATGATGAGCATGGAGCAGCTTCCTTGGGACCCTATTCCTAATCTTCTCTAA
- the LOC117909008 gene encoding putative DUF21 domain-containing protein At3g13070, chloroplastic: MEAALQASILGRPKFMTASKPSFFVVSNRRMNTPIKFSSLNFRYPSGISVNCVFSNSLSSSPKLTGPSGRRSGLKGGENPSSASGNLDFFGVLLRRGVVLGAMVCGVLVLGCSRVFAVEGVVDADYGVLGRTMVVLRGAWPKTLQLLRVFKDQGLILAALLGLSAFFSMAETSITTLWPWKVRELAEKESENGVFKMLRSDVTRFLTTILIGTTVVNIGATALVTEAATQIFGEAGITAATGVMTVAILLLTEITPKSLAVHNATEVARFVVRPVAWLSFILYPVGRVVTYLSMGMLKMLGLKGRSEPYVTEEELKLMLRGAELSGAIEEEEQDMIENVLEIKDTHVREVMTPLVDVVAIDASATLVDFHELWLTHQYSRVPVFEQRVDNIVGVAYAMDLLDYLQKGEILESSIVGDMAHKPAYFVPDSMSVWNLLREFRIRKVHMAVVLNEYGGTVGIVTLEDVVEEIVGEIFDENDSKEEIQKKTGYVVMKGEGIFDVDANTSIDQLSEDLNIKMPEGHQYETVSGFICEVFGYIPRTGESIKVVLENQEENEEYTEQESDRQEQKEKQHIFKLEILAGNARKVSAVRFERINNDDAALETKEVTRLVPKIMKRKWSDSEDSDSADNDEDAHQMRPEDGLSDGYVIAEHKDDHDSHNEQ; the protein is encoded by the exons ATGGAAGCAGCACTGCAAGCCTCGATTTTGGGCCGACCCAAATTCATGACTGCTTCAAAACCGTCATTTTTTGTTGTCTCAAATCGTCGAATGAACACTCCAATTAAGTTTTCCTCATTAAATTTTAGGTACCCAAGTGGGATTTCGGTCAATTGTGTTTTCTCTAACTCGTTGAGCTCAAGTCCCAAGTTGACTGGGCCATCTGGAAGGCGATCTGGGTTGAAGGGCGGCGAGAATCCGAGTTCTGCGTctggtaatttggatttttttggggttttgttGAGGCGAGGGGTCGTTTTGGGGGCTATGGTTTGTGGGGTTTTGGTGTTAGGCTGCAGCAGAGTGTTTGCAGTGGAGGGTGTTGTCGATGCCGATTATGGGGTTCTGGGGCGGACTATGGTGGTGTTGAGAGGCGCTTGGCCAAAGACGTTACAGCTTTTACGCGTTTTTAAGGATCAAGGTCTGATTTTGGCTGCGCTTTTGGGTCTCTCTGCATTTTTTTCCATGGCTGAAACTTCCATTACCACACTTTGGCCTTGGAag GTGCGTGAGTTAGCTGAAAAGGAGTCTGAGAATGGTGTCTTCAAAATGCTCCGCAGTGATGTCACTCGTTTCTTAACGACTATACTTATAGGCACAAC TGTGGTCAATATTGGAGCAACTGCACTAGTCACAGAGGCTGCAACACAAATTTTTGGCGAAGCTGGTATTACTGCAGCAACTGGAGTAATGACT GTTGCAATTTTGCTTCTCACTGAAATTACTCCAAAAAGCCTAGCTGTCCATAATGCCACAGAGGTTGCTAGGTTTGTG GTCAGGCCAGTGGCGTGGCTTTCGTTTATATTATATCCTGTGGGAAGGGTTGTCACGTATTTATCAATGGGAATGCTAAAAATGCTTGGTTTGAAAGGAAGAAG TGAACCATATGTTACTGAAGAGGAGTTAAAGTTGATGTTGCGAGGAGCGGAATTGAGTGGGGCAATAGAGGAGGAAGAGCAG GATATGATCGAAAACGTGTTGGAGATAAAAGATACACATGTTAGAGAAGTGATGACACCTCTTGTGGATGTTGTTGCAATTGATGCCAGTGCAACACTTGTTGATTTCCATGAATTGTGGCTGACTCATCAGTACTCCAG GGTTCCTGTTTTTGAACAGCGTGTTGATAACATAGTTGGTGTTGCATATGCAATGGATCTGCTGGATTATCTTCAGAAG GGGGAGATTCTAGAAAGTTCTATTGTGGGAGATATGGCTCATAAACCTGCATACTTCGTGCCTG ATTCAATGTCTGTCTGGAATCTTCTAAGAGAATTTCGCATCAGGAAGGTCCACATGGCTGTTGTTCTCAATGAGTATGGTGGAACTGTGGGA ATAGTAACCCTGGAAGATGTGGTTGAGGAAATTGTCGGTGAAATCTTCGATGAGAATGATTCAAAA GAAGAGATTCAGAAGAAAACTGGTTATGTTGTAATGAAAGGTGAGGGAATATTTGATGTGGATGCAAATACATCAATTGATCAGCTCTCTGAAGATCTCAATATCAAAATGCCAGAG GGTCATCAATATGAGACAGTATCAGGTTTTATCTGTGAGGTATTTGGGTATATCCCAAGGACTGGTGAGAGCATAAAGGTGGTACTTGAAAATcaagaagagaatgaagaatATACAGAGCAAGAATCTGACCGCCAAGAACAGAAGGAGAAGCAGCACATTTTTAAGCTTGAG ATATTGGCAGGAAATGCCAGAAAGGTGAGTGCTGTTCGGTTTGAACGGATAAATAATGATGATGCAGCATTGGAGACCAAAGAGGTGACTCGCTTGGTTCCCAAAATCATGAAAAGGAAATGGAGTGACAGCGAGGATTCAGATAGTGCGGACAATGATGAGGATGCCCACCAGATGAGACCAGAGGATGGCCTTTCTGATGGCTATGTAATTGCTGAACATAAAGATGATCATGACAGTCATAATGAGCAGTAG
- the LOC117909401 gene encoding uncharacterized protein LOC117909401 isoform X1 has translation MDQPEAKRQKMSLDWEESFNLFEEAVASESTAMQIQAIIKVAQLSNYAPDNVLTRAVPILTQLLGGSSSPLVQEAAAYCLKCIAHQGDRDDRLATLIGQSGAIPITLRLLQHSHGGLQGVLVKFLWSIVTFGAHNRVIVVRNGGLEVIINMLGSCVGSTRRHLLEILSALVWLREVRRVITSLEGLQFLVEAVKFGGMASRERAAYAVGSLGVARSARTVLVDLGAMQALMELLREGDVSAKLVAGNALGVISAHVDCIRPLAQAGAIPLYAELLRGAEPVGKEIAEDVFCVLAIAEVNAVSIAQHLAQILRENDDIAKAAAAEILGHLSRYKHSVPFITNSGAIPVLVELLRQGSDEVKEKASGAIAQLSYNAGDRAALADAGAIAILMDLLGDDQSEELRNKAAEALISFSEDPSQRDRISEAFNITSFQDIHNRLAQLRAPDNNGEHMARPSRQMMSMEQLPWDPIPNLL, from the coding sequence ATGGATCAGCCGGAAGCAAAGCGACAAAAGATGAGTTTGGATTGGGAAGAGTCATTTAACCTTTTTGAAGAAGCGGTTGCTTCTGAGAGTACTGCTATGCAAATTCAAGCCATAATCAAGGTCGCCCAGCTTTCTAATTATGCACCGGACAATGTACTAACACGTGCGGTGCCAATCCTCACACAGCTTCTTGGCGGTAGCTCCAGTCCATTGGTTCAAGAAGCCGCTGCTTATTGCTTAAAATGCATAGCCCATCAAGGTGATCGTGATGATCGGTTGGCAACACTCATTGGGCAGTCTGGTGCTATTCCTATTACACTCAGACTGTTGCAGCATTCCCACGGTGGCCTTCAGGGAGTTCTAGTGAAATTTCTTTGGAGCATTGTTACATTTGGTGCACACAATAGGGTAATCGTAGTTAGAAATGGTGGATTGGAGGTCATAATCAATATGTTAGGGTCATGCGTGGGTAGTACGAGGCGGCACTTGTTAGAGATATTAAGCGCATTGGTGTGGTTGAGAGAGGTGAGGAGGGTCATAACCAGTCTAGAAGGCCTTCAGTTTCTTGTTGAGGCGGTCAAGTTCGGTGGCATGGCCTCTAGGGAAAGGGCTGCTTATGCGGTGGGGTCGCTTGGAGTGGCAAGAAGCGCTAGGACTGTGCTTGTTGATTTGGGAGCAATGCAGGCGCTTATGGAGTTGCTCAGAGAGGGAGACGTCTCGGCAAAATTGGTAGCTGGCAATGCACTGGGGGTGATCTCAGCGCACGTGGACTGCATCAGGCCACTTGCTCAAGCCGGGGCTATTCCTTTGTACGCAGAGCTGCTCCGGGGAGCAGAGCCCGTGGGGAAGGAGATTGCGGAGGATGTGTTTTGTGTCTTGGCTATTGCAGAAGTGAATGCAGTCTCAATCGCTCAGCACTTAGCGCAAATCCTTAGAGAAAACGATGATATTGCCAAGGCTGCAGCTGCCGAAATTTTAGGCCATCTCTCGAGATACAAACATTCAGTGCCCTTTATCACAAACTCTGGTGCGATTCCGGTTCTTGTTGAGCTTCTGAGGCAGGGGAGTGATGAAGTGAAGGAGAAGGCATCAGGGGCCATTGCTCAATTGAGCTATAATGCAGGAGACCGAGCAGCGCTAGCGGACGCCGGCGCAATTGCGATTCTGATGGATTTATTGGGTGATGATCAATCAGAGGAGCTAAGAAATAAAGCTGCAGAAGCTCTCATCAGTTTTTCTGAAGACCCTTCACAGCGTGACAGAATATCCGAAGCATTCAACATTACTTCGTTCCAGGACATCCACAACAGACTGGCACAGCTTCGTGCTCCCGATAATAATGGCGAGCACATGGCCAGACCTTCGAGACAGATGATGAGCATGGAGCAGCTTCCTTGGGACCCTATTCCTAATCTTCTCTAA